The Candidatus Woesearchaeota archaeon genome has a window encoding:
- a CDS encoding DsbA family protein, whose product AGFKQYAVELGLDVEQFNSCLDSGEYAQKVKDDMAEGQANGIKGTPGFIINGELISGAQPYAVFEQAINTALEN is encoded by the coding sequence TTGCTGGGTTTAAGCAGTATGCTGTTGAGTTAGGTTTGGATGTTGAGCAGTTTAATAGTTGTTTGGATTCTGGTGAGTATGCGCAGAAGGTTAAGGATGATATGGCGGAAGGTCAGGCTAATGGTATTAAAGGAACTCCAGGGTTTATAATAAATGGAGAACTTATAAGCGGAGCACAACCATACGCAGTATTTGAACAAGCAATAAATACAGCACTAGAAAACTAA